The following proteins are encoded in a genomic region of Glycine soja cultivar W05 chromosome 17, ASM419377v2, whole genome shotgun sequence:
- the LOC114394226 gene encoding BTB/POZ domain-containing protein NPY1-like isoform X2 encodes MCDFIILWGYISSELATDIIITVGEVKFHLHKFPLLSKSNSLQKLLSKANEENADEIQLDDFPGGPKAFEICAKFCYGMTVTLNAYNVVAARCAAEYLEMTEDIDRGNLIFKIEVFLTSSIFRSWKDSIIVLQTTKSLLPWAEDLKIVGRCIDSIASKTSVDPANITWSYTYNRKLSELDKIVEDKITPQEKIEPVPKDWWVEDICELDIDLYKRVMITVKSKGRMDGVVIGEALKIYAVRWLPDSVDALVSDAHAWRNKSLVETIVCLLPCDNGMGCSCSFLLKLLKVAILVEADESSRGQLMKSIGLKFHEASVKDLLIPARFPQNTKYDVDLVQDLLNLYMTNIKGSRDVVVEEKKDRANDESILGQRSLLNVGKLVDGYLGEIAHDPNLSLSSFVALSQSIPEFARPNHDGLYRAIDVYLKEHPSLTKSERKNICGLMDVKKLTVEASMHAAQNERLPLRVVVQVLYFEQVRAASNARALGNSPHNSTNTHVNGDEECAKSGGESCQSLDNQMCHMKIRDEQLQKNGKLNKKSSKNSRSGMQLLPSRSRRIFDKLWIVGKGQGENRSSETSGSSNSPTSVVPGDTKSSGSSLRHRRHSIS; translated from the exons ATGTGTGACTTCATTATATTATGGGG GTATATATCATCTGAATTGGCTACAGATATTATCATAACTGTTGGTGAAGTTAAGTTTCACCTGCACAAG TTCCCTCTACTGTCCAAGAGTAATAGTTTACAAAAGTTGCTGTCAAAGGCTAATGAAGAGAATGCTGATGAAATTCAATTGGATGATTTTCCTGGTGGTCCCAAGGCCTTTGAAATATGTGCAAAGTTCTGCTATGGAATGACTGTTACTCTTAATGCTTACAATGTTGTGGCTGCTCGTTGCGCCGCTGAGTACCTTGAGATGACTGAGGATATTGATAGAGGAaacttgattttcaaaattgagGTGTTTCTTACCTCGAGTATCTTTCGCAGCTGGAAGGATTCTATAATTGTTCTCCAAACTACTAAATCTCTTCTACCGTGGGCTGAGGACTTAAAGATTGTTGGGAGATGTATAGATTCCATAGCTTCTAAAACTTCTGTGGATCCTGCAAACATCACTTGGTCTTACACTTATAACCGTAAATTATCGGAGCTTGATAAAATCGTTGAGGACAAGATAACACCACAAGAGAAAATTGAGCCTGTTCCTAAGGATTGGTGGGTTGAAGATATATGTGAGCTGGACATTGATCTTTATAAACGTGTAATGATTACTGTCAAGTCAAAGGGAAGAATGGACGGAGTTGTGATTGGCGAGGCACTAAAAATCTATGCTGTAAGATGGTTGCCTGATTCTGTTGATGCATTGGTTTCTGATGCTCATGCCTGGAGGAACAAATCTCTTGTAGAAACAATTGTCTGTTTGTTGCCGTGTGATAATGGCATGGGTTGTTCGTGTAGTTTCTTGCTGAAGCTACTGAAAGTGGCCATATTAGTTGAAGCTGATGAGTCTTCTAGGGGACAATTGATGAAGAGCATTGGTCTAAAATTTCATGAAGCTTCTGTCAAAGATTTACTGATTCCAGCAAGGTTCCCCCAGAATACCAAATATGATGTTGATTTGGTGCAAGATCTTTTGAATCTATACATGACTAACATAAAGGGAAGCCGTGATGTGGTGGTTGAGGAGAAGAAAGATAGAGCAAATGATGAGTCAATTTTAGGACAGAGGTCTTTGTTGAATGTTGGCAAGTTGGTTGATGGTTATCTTGGAGAAATTGCACATGATCCAAATCTCAGCCTCTCTAGCTTTGTTGCTCTATCACAGTCAATTCCAGAGTTTGCTAGACCAAATCATGATGGTCTGTACAGAGCTATAGACGTATACTTGAAG GAGCACCCAAGTTTGACAAAATCTGAAAGGAAGAACATATGTGGACTAATGGATGTCAAGAAATTGACAGTAGAAGCATCGATGCATGCTGCACAGAATGAACGCCTTCCTCTTCGAGTTGTGGTGCAGGTTCTCTATTTTGAGCAGGTCAGAGCTGCTTCCAATGCTCGTGCACTCGGCAACAGTCCACACAATTCTACAAACACTCATGTCAACGGAGACGAGGAGTGTGCGAAATCGGGGGGAGAAAGCTGCCAATCCCTCGACAACCAGATGTGTCACATGAAGATTAGAGATGAACAGTTGCAAAAGAATGGGAAGTTGAACAAGAAGAGTAGCAAGAACAGCAGAAGTGGCATGCAGTTGCTGCCATCTAGGTCAAGGAGAATCTTTGACAAGCTATGGATTGTTGGTAAGGGACAAGGAGAAAATAGAAGCTCAGAGACCTCAGGGAGTTCCAATAGCCCTACTTCTGTAGTCCCTGGAGATACCAAATCATCTGGCTCATCATTGAGACACAGGAGGCATTCTATCTCTTAG
- the LOC114394226 gene encoding BTB/POZ domain-containing protein NPY1-like isoform X1 — MKFMKLGSKPDALQSDGKSIRYISSELATDIIITVGEVKFHLHKFPLLSKSNSLQKLLSKANEENADEIQLDDFPGGPKAFEICAKFCYGMTVTLNAYNVVAARCAAEYLEMTEDIDRGNLIFKIEVFLTSSIFRSWKDSIIVLQTTKSLLPWAEDLKIVGRCIDSIASKTSVDPANITWSYTYNRKLSELDKIVEDKITPQEKIEPVPKDWWVEDICELDIDLYKRVMITVKSKGRMDGVVIGEALKIYAVRWLPDSVDALVSDAHAWRNKSLVETIVCLLPCDNGMGCSCSFLLKLLKVAILVEADESSRGQLMKSIGLKFHEASVKDLLIPARFPQNTKYDVDLVQDLLNLYMTNIKGSRDVVVEEKKDRANDESILGQRSLLNVGKLVDGYLGEIAHDPNLSLSSFVALSQSIPEFARPNHDGLYRAIDVYLKEHPSLTKSERKNICGLMDVKKLTVEASMHAAQNERLPLRVVVQVLYFEQVRAASNARALGNSPHNSTNTHVNGDEECAKSGGESCQSLDNQMCHMKIRDEQLQKNGKLNKKSSKNSRSGMQLLPSRSRRIFDKLWIVGKGQGENRSSETSGSSNSPTSVVPGDTKSSGSSLRHRRHSIS, encoded by the exons GTATATATCATCTGAATTGGCTACAGATATTATCATAACTGTTGGTGAAGTTAAGTTTCACCTGCACAAG TTCCCTCTACTGTCCAAGAGTAATAGTTTACAAAAGTTGCTGTCAAAGGCTAATGAAGAGAATGCTGATGAAATTCAATTGGATGATTTTCCTGGTGGTCCCAAGGCCTTTGAAATATGTGCAAAGTTCTGCTATGGAATGACTGTTACTCTTAATGCTTACAATGTTGTGGCTGCTCGTTGCGCCGCTGAGTACCTTGAGATGACTGAGGATATTGATAGAGGAaacttgattttcaaaattgagGTGTTTCTTACCTCGAGTATCTTTCGCAGCTGGAAGGATTCTATAATTGTTCTCCAAACTACTAAATCTCTTCTACCGTGGGCTGAGGACTTAAAGATTGTTGGGAGATGTATAGATTCCATAGCTTCTAAAACTTCTGTGGATCCTGCAAACATCACTTGGTCTTACACTTATAACCGTAAATTATCGGAGCTTGATAAAATCGTTGAGGACAAGATAACACCACAAGAGAAAATTGAGCCTGTTCCTAAGGATTGGTGGGTTGAAGATATATGTGAGCTGGACATTGATCTTTATAAACGTGTAATGATTACTGTCAAGTCAAAGGGAAGAATGGACGGAGTTGTGATTGGCGAGGCACTAAAAATCTATGCTGTAAGATGGTTGCCTGATTCTGTTGATGCATTGGTTTCTGATGCTCATGCCTGGAGGAACAAATCTCTTGTAGAAACAATTGTCTGTTTGTTGCCGTGTGATAATGGCATGGGTTGTTCGTGTAGTTTCTTGCTGAAGCTACTGAAAGTGGCCATATTAGTTGAAGCTGATGAGTCTTCTAGGGGACAATTGATGAAGAGCATTGGTCTAAAATTTCATGAAGCTTCTGTCAAAGATTTACTGATTCCAGCAAGGTTCCCCCAGAATACCAAATATGATGTTGATTTGGTGCAAGATCTTTTGAATCTATACATGACTAACATAAAGGGAAGCCGTGATGTGGTGGTTGAGGAGAAGAAAGATAGAGCAAATGATGAGTCAATTTTAGGACAGAGGTCTTTGTTGAATGTTGGCAAGTTGGTTGATGGTTATCTTGGAGAAATTGCACATGATCCAAATCTCAGCCTCTCTAGCTTTGTTGCTCTATCACAGTCAATTCCAGAGTTTGCTAGACCAAATCATGATGGTCTGTACAGAGCTATAGACGTATACTTGAAG GAGCACCCAAGTTTGACAAAATCTGAAAGGAAGAACATATGTGGACTAATGGATGTCAAGAAATTGACAGTAGAAGCATCGATGCATGCTGCACAGAATGAACGCCTTCCTCTTCGAGTTGTGGTGCAGGTTCTCTATTTTGAGCAGGTCAGAGCTGCTTCCAATGCTCGTGCACTCGGCAACAGTCCACACAATTCTACAAACACTCATGTCAACGGAGACGAGGAGTGTGCGAAATCGGGGGGAGAAAGCTGCCAATCCCTCGACAACCAGATGTGTCACATGAAGATTAGAGATGAACAGTTGCAAAAGAATGGGAAGTTGAACAAGAAGAGTAGCAAGAACAGCAGAAGTGGCATGCAGTTGCTGCCATCTAGGTCAAGGAGAATCTTTGACAAGCTATGGATTGTTGGTAAGGGACAAGGAGAAAATAGAAGCTCAGAGACCTCAGGGAGTTCCAATAGCCCTACTTCTGTAGTCCCTGGAGATACCAAATCATCTGGCTCATCATTGAGACACAGGAGGCATTCTATCTCTTAG